In Bacillus sp. 2205SS5-2, a genomic segment contains:
- a CDS encoding potassium channel family protein gives MMPFYHMFLRWPLVWRILIIALVVIFLFGISIHFVEPDTFPSIIDGLWWAIITASTVGYGDLYPVTLKGRFLGVLLILLGAGFLSTYFVSLAATAVTTQNAHLQGKGAHKLKNHVVIVGWNERAKELIEQISSLRRTVEIVLIDETLQENPSKNHHLHFIKGKPYQDGILLKASIREADIVIITADQNKTEGHADMGSILTLLAIKGLQPTLYCVIEILTEEQVINANRAGANEVIQSNKQTSYVMMNSVVSHGMSAAILTMLDQLKGSKVQLIPAPIEWHGKTFQELSALLLSERTLLLGIKKGEETIVNPPLQEKIFPGNELFVLCD, from the coding sequence ATGATGCCCTTTTACCATATGTTTCTACGTTGGCCACTCGTTTGGCGAATCTTAATTATTGCTTTAGTAGTGATTTTTTTATTTGGGATTTCCATTCATTTTGTCGAGCCAGACACCTTCCCCTCCATCATTGACGGCCTCTGGTGGGCGATTATTACTGCTTCTACTGTAGGTTATGGAGATTTATATCCTGTCACCTTAAAAGGACGCTTCCTAGGTGTACTGTTAATCTTATTGGGTGCCGGGTTTTTAAGCACCTATTTTGTCTCTTTAGCGGCTACAGCCGTTACTACTCAGAATGCACATTTACAAGGAAAAGGAGCTCATAAATTGAAGAATCATGTCGTCATCGTCGGTTGGAATGAACGAGCAAAAGAATTGATTGAACAAATCTCTTCTCTTCGTCGTACTGTTGAAATTGTTTTAATTGATGAGACTTTACAAGAAAATCCTTCAAAAAATCATCATCTTCATTTCATTAAAGGAAAACCTTATCAAGATGGTATTTTATTAAAGGCGAGTATCCGAGAAGCTGACATCGTTATCATTACAGCCGATCAAAATAAAACAGAAGGCCATGCCGATATGGGATCGATCCTAACGTTACTCGCTATTAAAGGGTTGCAACCCACACTCTACTGTGTAATTGAAATATTAACGGAGGAACAAGTCATTAATGCGAATCGAGCAGGTGCCAACGAAGTCATTCAATCCAATAAACAAACTAGCTACGTCATGATGAATAGTGTCGTCTCTCATGGCATGAGTGCTGCGATTTTAACCATGTTAGATCAACTAAAAGGAAGTAAAGTACAACTAATACCAGCTCCCATTGAATGGCATGGCAAAACCTTTCAAGAGCTTAGTGCCCTTTTATTATCTGAACGCACACTCTTATTGGGAATTAAAAAAGGAGAAGAAACGATTGTGAATCCTCCCCTTCAAGAAAAAATATTTCCTGGTAATGAACTATTCGTCCTTTGTGATTAG
- a CDS encoding YugN-like family protein, translating into MIEIPSKLAGQSFQLYNLEENLKPLGYSIGGNWDYDHGYFDYKIDDDEGYQFLRLPFVAVDGQLDSKGVTVEIGTPFLLSHDYQRGLDDHADAGAFSGTFNQFSEPQDKDANFPEELIEVGKQHLKEVEDVLLH; encoded by the coding sequence ATGATAGAAATTCCATCGAAGTTAGCGGGTCAATCCTTTCAACTCTATAACCTTGAAGAAAACTTAAAACCTCTTGGCTATTCCATTGGTGGAAATTGGGATTATGATCATGGATATTTTGATTATAAAATAGATGATGATGAGGGGTATCAATTTTTGCGTCTCCCATTCGTTGCGGTAGATGGCCAGCTGGATTCTAAGGGAGTGACAGTAGAAATTGGGACACCCTTTTTGCTTTCTCACGATTATCAGCGAGGACTAGATGATCATGCTGATGCCGGAGCATTTTCTGGAACATTTAATCAATTCTCTGAGCCTCAAGACAAGGATGCAAACTTCCCAGAAGAACTGATAGAGGTAGGGAAGCAGCACTTAAAAGAAGTGGAAGACGTATTATTGCACTAA
- a CDS encoding beta-propeller domain-containing protein — protein sequence MRKTIWVLSSIILLISMAVWIYFQPDKLTLQAKTSLEEDGMVVLQNQIWEIDFSSSVDELSLTERSIYATNEQGENVPVSLELVENGKKLIVFPPENGYDLESNLYTLHITNAVKSISGSNLEDEIEIPFNVMPELPTIKSEQVLKNYFLPALKKQRSQQQQFFKEDTTMQRAEAQTSSADESSNESGNNYSETNNQVQGVDEADIVKTDGNYIYQLANQSLVITDTHDPQNLSIASKTSFDNGFSARELFLDGDILVVIGDRWEMQEQEVIAQSSSSMPDDRMHFNGMTYAYLYDVSNRSEPTLMREIGLEGNYVTSRKINGYVYLVAQQYPNFWLLEEKEEIDLRPRFFDSEQGSTVQTIDYSNIKYFPGSEETNITLLTAINIKEPQVKVNIETYLGSGHEVYMSRDNLYLSIPKYTDVSDGHMQSPDTEIYKFAVRGMNIHFVSKGKINGTILNQFSMDERDGHLRVATTKGLAWKEGDPSTNHLYILDENMKQVGAVENLAKGERIYSVRFMEGKAYVVTFKQVDPLFVIDVSDPKAPTVLGELKIPGFSTYLHPYDENHLIGFGFETTLVKDDKQLNSPPRVLTGGMKISLFDITDFQNPKEQATEVIGGRGTYSYMLHDHKALLHHKKNDLFAFPVSVYHEKEGSLYEQELDYQGALVYEISPTKGIKQQATLTFNDQRLDGGPEKDMYENWENEIQRLLYINDDLFTLSSSKIGSYDLATFEEQDILELDIK from the coding sequence ATGCGAAAGACTATTTGGGTCCTTAGTTCGATTATTCTCTTGATTTCGATGGCCGTTTGGATCTATTTTCAACCTGATAAACTAACCCTTCAGGCTAAAACGTCTCTTGAGGAAGATGGTATGGTGGTGCTCCAAAATCAAATATGGGAGATTGATTTTTCTAGTAGCGTGGATGAACTTAGCTTAACCGAACGTTCTATATACGCAACAAATGAACAGGGGGAAAATGTACCAGTTTCCCTTGAACTCGTTGAGAATGGAAAGAAGTTAATAGTATTTCCTCCCGAGAATGGCTATGACTTAGAAAGTAATTTATATACACTGCATATTACGAATGCTGTAAAATCGATATCCGGAAGCAACCTAGAAGATGAAATAGAAATTCCCTTTAACGTTATGCCTGAATTACCGACCATTAAATCGGAACAAGTCTTAAAAAACTACTTTCTACCGGCACTGAAAAAGCAAAGAAGTCAACAACAACAATTTTTTAAAGAAGATACTACCATGCAAAGGGCAGAAGCTCAAACTTCTTCAGCAGATGAGTCCTCTAATGAGAGTGGAAACAACTATTCCGAGACCAACAATCAAGTCCAAGGTGTAGATGAAGCGGATATCGTTAAAACCGATGGTAATTATATATATCAGCTCGCCAATCAATCCTTAGTCATTACCGACACACACGATCCCCAAAATTTATCGATTGCTTCGAAAACCTCGTTTGATAACGGCTTTTCGGCTAGAGAATTATTTTTAGACGGAGATATATTAGTTGTAATTGGAGATCGGTGGGAGATGCAAGAACAGGAAGTTATCGCTCAATCCTCTAGTTCTATGCCCGATGATCGAATGCACTTTAACGGAATGACCTATGCCTACCTTTATGACGTATCGAACCGAAGTGAGCCAACATTAATGAGAGAAATCGGTTTAGAAGGTAATTATGTTACCTCTAGAAAAATAAATGGCTATGTCTATCTCGTGGCTCAGCAGTATCCAAACTTTTGGTTACTGGAAGAAAAAGAAGAAATCGATTTACGCCCAAGATTCTTTGATTCAGAACAAGGCAGTACAGTACAAACAATTGATTATTCAAATATAAAATATTTCCCTGGGTCTGAAGAAACCAATATCACACTTCTAACAGCCATCAATATTAAAGAACCACAAGTTAAAGTAAACATCGAAACGTATTTAGGTAGTGGCCACGAGGTGTATATGTCCCGTGACAATCTGTATCTTTCTATTCCAAAATACACTGATGTTTCTGATGGACATATGCAATCCCCAGATACAGAAATTTACAAATTCGCTGTCCGTGGAATGAACATTCATTTTGTCAGTAAAGGAAAGATAAATGGAACGATATTAAATCAGTTTAGCATGGATGAACGAGACGGACACTTGCGAGTGGCGACTACAAAAGGCTTAGCTTGGAAGGAAGGTGATCCTTCTACTAATCATCTCTATATCTTAGATGAAAATATGAAGCAAGTAGGAGCAGTCGAGAATTTAGCCAAAGGAGAACGCATTTATTCCGTTCGTTTTATGGAAGGGAAAGCGTATGTCGTCACTTTCAAACAGGTGGATCCTCTTTTCGTCATTGATGTGAGTGACCCTAAGGCGCCCACCGTTCTTGGTGAATTAAAAATTCCCGGTTTCAGTACGTACTTGCACCCTTACGATGAAAATCACTTAATTGGTTTCGGGTTTGAAACTACCCTCGTTAAAGATGACAAACAGCTTAATAGTCCACCTAGAGTGTTAACTGGAGGAATGAAAATTTCTTTATTTGATATTACTGACTTCCAAAATCCAAAAGAGCAAGCAACCGAAGTAATCGGTGGAAGAGGTACGTATTCTTATATGCTTCATGACCATAAAGCACTACTTCACCACAAAAAGAATGACTTATTCGCCTTCCCGGTTTCTGTCTATCATGAAAAAGAAGGCTCTCTTTATGAGCAAGAACTCGATTATCAAGGCGCGCTCGTATACGAAATTTCTCCTACTAAAGGCATCAAACAACAGGCTACACTAACTTTTAATGATCAGCGATTAGATGGAGGACCGGAGAAAGATATGTATGAAAACTGGGAAAACGAAATTCAGCGTTTACTCTATATTAACGATGATTTATTCACTCTTTCCTCTTCAAAAATCGGTTCGTATGATCTCGCTACCTTTGAAGAGCAGGATATTCTCGAATTGGATATTAAATAA
- a CDS encoding DUF378 domain-containing protein codes for MSVIQRIALVLTIIGAVNWGIVGFFQFDLVAAIFGGQGGAISRIIYGLVGVAGLINLGLIFMPSEEVETEPEATPTRF; via the coding sequence ATGAGTGTTATTCAGCGGATTGCTTTGGTTCTAACGATTATAGGAGCTGTGAACTGGGGGATCGTTGGGTTTTTCCAATTTGATTTGGTTGCAGCTATTTTTGGAGGACAGGGAGGGGCCATTTCTCGTATCATCTATGGACTTGTAGGTGTAGCTGGCCTCATTAACTTAGGGCTTATCTTCATGCCCTCAGAAGAAGTGGAAACAGAACCAGAAGCGACGCCAACTCGCTTTTAA
- a CDS encoding glucose-6-phosphate isomerase, whose translation MTHIRFDYSNALPFFGEHELTYLRDAVKVAHHSLHEQTGAGSDFLGWVDLPVNYDKDEFSRIVKSAEKIKSDTEVLLVIGIGGSYLGARAAIEMLNHSFYNTLPGEKRGTPQVLFVGNNISSTYMKDLMDLLADRDFSINVISKSGTTTEPAIAFRIFRKLLEEKYGKEEARGRIYATTDKSKGALKTLASEEGFESFVVPDDIGGRYSVLTAVGLLPIAVSGVDIDAMMKGAADAREAFSGSELEENLAYQYAAVRNVLYNKGKTIEMLINYEPGLQYFSEWWKQLFGESEGKDQKGIFPSSANFSTDLHSLGQYVQEGRRDLFETVIKVETPRHELTIEKADSDLDGLNYLAGETVDFVNNKAFQGTLLAHTDGGVPNLIVEIPKMDAYTFGYLVYFFEKACAMSGYLLGVNPFDQPGVEAYKVNMFALLGKPGFEEKKAELEKRLK comes from the coding sequence ATGACTCATATTCGATTTGATTATTCAAATGCATTGCCCTTCTTTGGGGAACATGAACTTACATACTTACGAGACGCAGTCAAAGTAGCGCACCACTCTTTACATGAACAAACGGGAGCAGGTAGTGATTTTTTAGGGTGGGTGGACCTTCCAGTAAACTATGACAAAGATGAATTTTCACGCATCGTAAAATCAGCTGAAAAAATCAAAAGCGATACTGAGGTTCTACTGGTCATTGGAATCGGTGGTTCCTATTTAGGAGCACGTGCAGCAATCGAAATGTTGAACCATAGCTTCTACAACACACTTCCAGGAGAAAAACGTGGGACACCTCAAGTGTTGTTTGTTGGAAATAATATTAGTTCCACATATATGAAGGATTTAATGGATCTCTTAGCAGACAGAGATTTTTCAATCAATGTCATTTCTAAATCTGGAACAACAACTGAGCCTGCGATTGCGTTCCGTATATTCCGAAAGCTACTAGAAGAGAAGTACGGCAAAGAGGAAGCAAGAGGACGGATTTATGCGACAACCGACAAATCCAAAGGAGCGCTAAAAACGTTGGCTTCAGAAGAAGGATTTGAATCATTTGTTGTACCTGATGACATAGGTGGACGCTATTCCGTATTAACGGCTGTTGGATTATTGCCAATCGCTGTGAGTGGTGTTGATATTGATGCGATGATGAAAGGAGCAGCAGATGCTAGGGAAGCTTTTAGTGGATCTGAGCTAGAAGAAAATCTCGCTTACCAATATGCTGCTGTTCGTAATGTTTTATACAATAAAGGCAAAACCATTGAAATGCTGATTAATTATGAACCTGGTTTGCAATATTTCTCTGAGTGGTGGAAGCAGTTATTTGGTGAAAGTGAAGGAAAAGACCAAAAAGGCATATTCCCTTCTTCTGCTAACTTTTCAACTGACTTACACTCATTAGGCCAATATGTTCAAGAAGGTCGACGTGACCTGTTTGAAACAGTTATTAAAGTGGAAACACCTCGCCATGAGTTAACGATTGAAAAGGCGGATAGTGATCTAGATGGGTTAAACTATCTTGCGGGCGAAACGGTTGATTTTGTTAACAATAAGGCGTTTCAAGGAACATTACTTGCTCATACCGATGGGGGAGTGCCTAACTTAATTGTTGAAATTCCTAAAATGGACGCCTACACATTCGGTTATCTTGTTTACTTCTTTGAGAAAGCATGTGCGATGAGCGGCTATTTATTAGGGGTGAATCCTTTTGATCAACCAGGCGTAGAAGCATATAAAGTAAATATGTTCGCGCTATTAGGAAAACCTGGCTTTGAAGAAAAGAAAGCGGAACTTGAAAAACGACTTAAATAA
- a CDS encoding HAD hydrolase-like protein codes for MKQSLIFDMDGTLFQTDKILELSLDDTFSYLRSIGKWDAETPIKKYREIMGVPLPTVWEVLLPNHSIETREQTDAYFLESLIENIKKGKGALYPNVEDVFSYLNENNYSIYIASNGLVEYLKAIVNYYHLDKWVTETFSIQQIQTLDKGDLIQTIIKKYAIEKGAVVGDRLSDINAAKDNGLIAIGCNFDFAREDELAQADLVIDDLLELKAVVPKMKNSFVRGGVNGGDSFSEEF; via the coding sequence ATGAAACAATCATTGATTTTTGATATGGATGGAACGCTATTTCAAACAGATAAAATCTTAGAATTATCTCTAGATGATACGTTTAGTTATTTAAGGTCGATTGGTAAATGGGACGCAGAAACGCCTATAAAAAAATACCGCGAAATAATGGGTGTTCCATTACCTACAGTATGGGAAGTGTTATTGCCAAATCATTCAATTGAGACAAGAGAACAAACGGATGCTTATTTTCTTGAAAGCTTAATTGAGAATATTAAGAAAGGGAAAGGAGCTCTTTATCCGAATGTAGAAGATGTTTTCAGTTATTTAAATGAAAATAATTATTCGATTTACATCGCGAGTAATGGTTTGGTGGAATATTTGAAAGCGATTGTGAATTATTATCATTTGGACAAATGGGTTACTGAAACATTTAGTATTCAACAAATACAAACGTTGGATAAAGGAGACTTAATTCAGACCATAATCAAAAAATATGCTATTGAAAAAGGGGCAGTAGTCGGTGATCGTCTATCTGATATTAATGCAGCTAAAGATAATGGTCTAATTGCAATTGGATGTAATTTTGATTTCGCAAGAGAAGATGAACTAGCTCAGGCTGATTTGGTGATAGATGACTTACTGGAGCTCAAGGCAGTGGTACCTAAAATGAAAAATAGCTTTGTACGGGGAGGTGTTAATGGTGGAGATTCGTTTAGTGAAGAATTCTAA
- a CDS encoding aminoglycoside phosphotransferase family protein: MELGSPVAVGNTAKVYLYNNKIYKVFNEALSDMESQKEAYKQKYAYSCGLAVPEVFDVTRIDNKQVIIMEYVKGRTIGDLVINNRGETEYYMNLSVDIQRKIHQIEANSIEFMSDKISRQVENAPLLDSKIKSILIKKMELISFEERLCHGDYHLFNLIMFESKVSVIDWVDSSAGDLRADVYRTYLLYSQVSLELAEMYLRLYCEKSGLSRDEIFQWAPIIAAARLSESVSSEKTQRLIEIIDHNVQI, encoded by the coding sequence GTGGAATTAGGTAGCCCGGTTGCAGTAGGAAATACAGCAAAGGTGTACCTTTATAATAACAAGATTTATAAAGTATTTAATGAAGCGTTATCGGATATGGAATCCCAAAAGGAGGCGTATAAACAAAAATATGCCTATTCGTGTGGACTGGCTGTGCCGGAAGTATTCGATGTAACAAGAATAGATAATAAGCAAGTGATCATCATGGAGTATGTAAAAGGAAGAACAATAGGTGACTTAGTCATTAATAACAGGGGCGAAACAGAATATTATATGAACCTATCTGTTGACATACAACGGAAAATTCATCAAATTGAAGCCAATTCTATTGAATTCATGTCTGATAAAATAAGTCGGCAAGTAGAAAATGCCCCTTTGTTAGATAGTAAAATTAAATCGATTTTAATTAAAAAAATGGAATTAATATCGTTTGAGGAAAGACTCTGTCATGGGGATTATCATTTATTTAACTTAATTATGTTCGAGAGTAAAGTTAGTGTTATCGATTGGGTTGATTCAAGTGCAGGAGATTTACGTGCTGATGTATATCGAACATATCTTTTGTACTCTCAGGTTTCCTTAGAATTGGCTGAAATGTATCTACGTCTTTATTGTGAGAAGAGCGGTTTATCTAGAGATGAAATTTTTCAATGGGCACCCATTATTGCGGCTGCGAGATTATCGGAGAGTGTATCATCAGAAAAAACTCAACGTCTCATCGAAATTATTGATCATAATGTACAAATTTAA
- a CDS encoding iron-containing alcohol dehydrogenase, producing MDNFTFFNPTKLIFGDNQLEQLKNEVPQFGKKVLVVYGGGSIKRNGLYERVITYLNEIDSEIFELAGVEPNPRLTTVQKGIEICKAEGIQFLLAVGGGSVIDCTKAIAVGAKYDGDVWDFITRKAVPQNAIPFGTVLTLAATGSEMNAGSVITNWETNEKFGWGSPLVFPKFSILEPKNTFSVPKDHTMYGMVDMMTHVLEQYFHNSTNTALQDRLCESVLQTVIEVGPQLLENPDDYQLRETILYSGTIALNGMLQMGYRGDWASHNIEHAVSAVYDIPHAGGLAILFPNWMKHNLDVNPARFAQLAERVFNVDSKGKTEKEMGIEGINKLREFWSSLGAPTRLADYDIDDSKLDVMAEKTIVYGDFGNFNPLNKEDVLAILRASL from the coding sequence ATGGATAATTTTACATTCTTTAACCCCACTAAATTAATTTTTGGTGATAACCAATTAGAGCAATTAAAAAATGAAGTTCCTCAATTCGGGAAAAAAGTTTTGGTTGTTTATGGTGGTGGAAGTATAAAACGTAACGGCCTATATGAGCGGGTCATTACATATTTAAATGAAATCGATTCCGAAATATTTGAATTAGCAGGTGTAGAACCCAATCCCCGTTTAACGACTGTTCAAAAAGGGATTGAGATTTGTAAAGCAGAAGGTATTCAATTCCTATTAGCAGTAGGTGGAGGCAGTGTTATTGATTGCACGAAAGCAATCGCTGTGGGTGCAAAATATGACGGAGATGTTTGGGATTTTATTACAAGAAAAGCGGTCCCTCAGAATGCAATTCCGTTTGGAACCGTTCTAACATTGGCAGCGACAGGATCTGAAATGAATGCTGGAAGTGTGATTACAAATTGGGAAACAAATGAAAAATTCGGTTGGGGTAGTCCCCTAGTCTTTCCAAAGTTTTCAATTTTAGAACCGAAAAATACGTTCTCCGTTCCAAAAGATCATACGATGTACGGTATGGTGGATATGATGACGCATGTACTAGAGCAATACTTCCACAACAGTACGAACACAGCTTTGCAAGATCGCTTATGTGAATCGGTACTCCAAACAGTTATTGAGGTAGGTCCTCAACTCTTGGAGAATCCTGACGACTATCAGCTTCGCGAGACTATTCTTTATTCAGGAACGATTGCATTAAATGGGATGTTGCAAATGGGGTATCGTGGTGACTGGGCAAGTCATAATATTGAACATGCCGTGTCGGCCGTTTATGATATTCCTCATGCAGGAGGACTTGCGATTTTATTCCCTAACTGGATGAAGCATAATCTTGATGTCAATCCGGCTCGATTTGCTCAATTAGCAGAGCGTGTTTTCAATGTCGATTCTAAAGGGAAAACAGAAAAAGAAATGGGTATAGAAGGAATTAACAAGCTGCGCGAATTCTGGAGTTCTCTCGGCGCACCGACCAGACTAGCTGATTATGACATCGATGATAGCAAGCTAGATGTAATGGCGGAAAAAACTATTGTATATGGAGATTTTGGAAACTTTAACCCATTAAATAAGGAAGATGTACTAGCAATTTTACGTGCATCCCTTTAA